The following proteins are co-located in the Calditerrivibrio sp. genome:
- a CDS encoding insulinase family protein: protein MRSVITICFLTVFLLTIFTINIYAGDIRMLNNGITLLTEKRDYTNTVSVTVFFKGGIFRENMSTLGVGTLFSTVWLKSNPILEKIEYYGGIINTSVTYDYGELNLSIISEFSNEIIPEFEQFLLSPIFDSKVFSIEKNIQINRIKSIKDNANAVAGEGFNKTTYGNFPYSLNMLGTIESVSSLTPENIKQYYSNIMNGNDIIVSIAGNYTDSFLEKLIAIFSKVPVKNSSYSIDCNGSAITENRFVEEGYDRIKQAKLFLSYTAPSASDKNYLPIKLLSDILGGGMSSKYFNILRKEKGYAYSVGSYYSSRICNSRFVAYIGLQYENANDALEIMEKINLNIDKYISEEDILANKNYILGKILSEAQTNSKVAWYNAFFYSLGLGKDYFNKYIEGIKQITKEDLLKASEIFKKPKAVYILKPNSK from the coding sequence ATGAGATCTGTTATAACAATATGCTTTTTAACTGTTTTTTTGCTTACAATCTTTACAATCAATATCTATGCAGGAGATATAAGAATGCTCAATAATGGTATAACGCTACTAACAGAGAAAAGAGACTACACAAATACCGTTTCAGTTACTGTTTTTTTTAAAGGTGGTATTTTTAGAGAAAACATGAGTACTCTTGGAGTTGGAACTTTATTTAGCACAGTTTGGCTGAAGAGCAACCCAATTCTCGAAAAAATTGAATACTACGGTGGCATAATAAATACTTCTGTCACCTATGATTATGGTGAACTAAACCTCTCAATCATATCAGAATTCTCTAATGAAATCATACCTGAGTTTGAACAGTTTTTGCTTTCACCAATATTTGACTCTAAGGTTTTTTCCATTGAAAAAAATATACAAATAAACAGGATAAAAAGCATTAAAGACAATGCCAATGCAGTTGCTGGTGAAGGTTTTAATAAAACAACCTATGGCAACTTTCCTTATAGCTTAAACATGTTAGGTACAATAGAATCTGTATCTTCATTGACTCCCGAAAACATAAAACAATATTACAGCAATATAATGAATGGTAACGATATCATAGTATCCATTGCTGGAAACTACACAGATTCATTTCTAGAAAAATTGATAGCGATATTTTCAAAAGTACCGGTTAAAAATAGTAGTTATTCTATAGATTGTAATGGCTCAGCGATAACTGAAAATAGATTTGTTGAAGAAGGATATGACAGAATCAAGCAGGCCAAACTATTCCTTTCATACACAGCCCCCTCCGCTTCAGACAAAAACTATCTCCCAATAAAACTCCTTTCCGATATATTAGGCGGAGGTATGAGCTCTAAATACTTTAATATTCTCAGAAAGGAAAAGGGGTATGCTTATTCTGTTGGTTCCTACTACTCTTCGAGAATATGTAATTCAAGGTTTGTAGCATATATAGGGTTACAATATGAAAATGCCAACGATGCCTTAGAAATCATGGAAAAGATCAACTTAAACATAGATAAATATATTTCCGAAGAAGATATTTTAGCAAATAAAAACTATATATTAGGCAAAATTCTTTCCGAAGCCCAAACAAACAGCAAGGTAGCATGGTACAATGCTTTCTTCTATAGCTTAGGATTGGGTAAAGATTATTTTAACAAATACATTGAAGGGATAAAACAAATTACAAAAGAAGACCTGCTTAAAGCATCTGAAATCTTCAAAAAACCAAAGGCGGTTTATATCTTAAAACCTAATTCAAAATAA